Proteins encoded together in one Mycoplasma miroungirhinis window:
- a CDS encoding leucine-rich repeat domain-containing protein, with protein MIKNKLIYYLINDSDLENLVLNSSQTNNDQKTQTNNKGDFNHINNDNVLIIDTNNIEKLISKGYISVDKLTNAINKYTIYKQIDNYVELQWMLKDSLSINSENLDIKIVNLSMPNVTLITKNAFKNCYSLQEIKLPNVTEIKSNAFENCKSLINIEIPNVTKLDWYVFKNCESLKTIKIPNATQIGWNAFENCYSLVTIKLPNLTELSPLTFENCKSLKNIKIPNVNEVGWYAFHNCESLKTIKIPSAIKIGWNAFENCYSLKTIKMPNVTKIQSYAFYNCNLLTNIKMSRVNKIGISAFKNCHSLEKIKLPNVTEIGLSAFENCNKLETIKIPNVTNIAQSTFENCYLLTNMKIPNVIEIDSNAFKNCIFLTNIKIPNVTEIGLSAFENCQSLKTIKMPNVFEIESGAFEHCINLTNLEMQNLLYINNNVFPYSKIEYKNSKLPEWLTEELFTEIIKGIAISKPKN; from the coding sequence ATGATTAAAAATAAATTAATTTACTACTTGATTAATGATTCAGATTTAGAAAATTTAGTATTAAATTCATCACAAACAAATAATGATCAAAAAACACAAACAAATAATAAAGGTGATTTTAATCACATTAATAATGATAATGTTTTGATTATTGATACAAATAATATTGAAAAATTAATTAGCAAAGGGTATATATCAGTTGACAAATTAACTAATGCTATAAATAAATACACTATTTATAAACAAATTGATAATTATGTTGAATTACAATGGATGCTTAAAGATAGTTTATCTATTAATTCTGAAAATTTAGATATTAAAATAGTGAATTTATCTATGCCTAATGTAACTTTAATTACTAAAAATGCATTTAAAAATTGTTATTCATTACAAGAAATTAAATTACCTAATGTAACTGAGATTAAATCAAATGCTTTTGAAAATTGTAAGTCTTTAATAAATATTGAAATTCCTAATGTTACTAAACTAGATTGATATGTTTTTAAAAATTGTGAATCTTTAAAAACTATTAAAATACCAAATGCAACCCAAATAGGTTGAAATGCTTTTGAAAATTGTTATTCATTAGTAACTATTAAGTTACCTAATTTAACTGAGTTAAGTCCACTTACTTTTGAAAATTGTAAATCATTAAAAAATATTAAAATCCCTAATGTAAACGAAGTAGGTTGATATGCTTTTCATAATTGTGAATCATTAAAAACTATCAAAATACCCAGTGCAATCAAAATAGGTTGAAATGCTTTTGAAAATTGTTATTCATTAAAAACTATTAAAATGCCTAATGTAACTAAAATACAATCTTATGCTTTTTATAATTGTAATTTATTAACAAATATAAAGATGTCTAGAGTTAATAAAATAGGTATAAGTGCATTTAAAAATTGTCACTCATTAGAAAAAATTAAATTACCTAATGTAACTGAAATAGGTTTATCTGCTTTTGAAAATTGTAACAAATTAGAAACTATTAAAATACCTAATGTAACTAACATAGCTCAAAGTACTTTTGAAAATTGTTATTTATTAACTAATATGAAAATACCCAATGTTATTGAAATAGATTCAAATGCTTTTAAAAATTGTATTTTCTTAACAAATATTAAAATACCAAATGTAACTGAAATAGGTTTATCTGCTTTTGAAAATTGTCAATCATTAAAAACTATTAAAATGCCTAATGTATTTGAAATTGAATCAGGTGCTTTTGAGCATTGTATTAATTTAACAAATCTTGAAATGCAAAATTTACTTTACATTAATAATAATGTTTTTCCATATAGTAAAATTGAATATAAAAACTCAAAATTACCTGAGTGATTAACTGAAGAATTATTTACTGAAATAATTAAGGGAATAGCTATTTCCAAACCAAAAAATTAA
- the tyrS gene encoding tyrosine--tRNA ligase, which yields MKKVIDDLINRKILKDISNIEKLNKITTNHAIYAGFDPTAKSLHLGNFIHIINLMRFQKQGYRAIALVGGITGMIGDPSFRDSERKFLDSDTLLDNKNHIIAQLKSFGLEVIDNLDFYKNMHLADFLKLVGTKININYMLAKDSVKQRLANGMTFTEFSYQLIQGWDFKYLYENQNVCVQMGGSDQWGNITTGLELIKNFHGENHLAVAITSNLLTDSNGNKIGKSSGGGNLWLDKNLTSPYSIYQYLLNQSDSDVEKLLNWLTFLEPLKINDIYKKHLENPKLREAQKILAYETVSIIHGIEVAKQCQIISDKLFKNNILDLTLNDIKMLEGFLKTYTYNNQNFIDFIVENKILNSKREFREFLNNGALALDSQKITDENLTISFNHFDNKYAILRKGKKEFIIIKK from the coding sequence ATGAAAAAAGTTATTGATGATTTAATAAATAGAAAAATACTCAAAGACATTTCAAACATTGAAAAATTAAACAAAATTACTACAAATCACGCAATTTATGCTGGTTTTGATCCAACTGCTAAAAGCTTACATTTAGGTAATTTTATTCATATTATTAACTTAATGAGATTTCAAAAACAAGGTTATCGTGCAATTGCATTAGTTGGTGGTATTACTGGAATGATTGGAGATCCTAGTTTTCGAGATAGTGAAAGAAAATTTTTAGATTCAGATACACTTTTAGATAATAAAAATCATATTATTGCACAATTAAAAAGTTTTGGATTAGAAGTTATTGATAATTTAGATTTTTATAAAAATATGCATTTAGCTGATTTTTTAAAATTAGTCGGAACTAAAATCAACATAAACTATATGTTAGCAAAAGATTCAGTTAAGCAACGATTAGCAAATGGTATGACTTTTACTGAATTTTCATATCAATTAATTCAAGGATGAGATTTTAAATATTTATATGAAAATCAAAATGTTTGTGTGCAAATGGGTGGAAGTGACCAGTGAGGAAATATTACTACAGGTTTAGAATTGATTAAAAATTTTCATGGAGAAAATCATTTAGCTGTAGCTATTACTAGTAATCTTTTAACAGATTCTAATGGTAATAAAATTGGAAAAAGTTCTGGTGGTGGTAATCTATGATTAGATAAAAACTTAACTAGTCCTTATAGTATTTATCAATATTTATTAAATCAAAGTGATAGTGATGTAGAAAAATTACTAAATTGATTAACTTTTTTAGAACCTCTTAAAATAAATGATATATATAAAAAACATCTTGAAAATCCTAAATTAAGAGAAGCACAAAAAATATTAGCTTATGAAACAGTTTCTATTATTCATGGTATAGAAGTTGCAAAGCAATGTCAAATTATTTCTGATAAATTATTTAAAAATAATATTTTAGACTTAACTTTAAATGATATAAAAATGCTCGAAGGTTTTTTAAAAACTTATACTTATAATAATCAAAATTTCATTGATTTTATTGTTGAAAATAAAATTTTAAATAGTAAAAGAGAATTCAGAGAATTTTTAAATAATGGTGCTTTAGCATTAGATTCACAAAAAATAACTGATGAAAATTTAACTATTTCATTTAATCATTTTGATAATAAATATGCAATTTTAAGAAAAGGAAAAAAAGAATTTATTATCATAAAAAAATAA
- the parE gene encoding DNA topoisomerase IV subunit B: MSNYNSNDLKVLKGLEAVRKRPGMYIGSTDINGLHHLVWEILDNAFDEALAGFAKNINITLEQDNSIIIEDDGRGIPVDIHPETQKTGVELVFTELHAGGKFDGNAYKVSGGLHGVGSSVVNALSTRLIATIYKNNYEYVTEFSQENIVKHTTKIQKTTKQGTKIQFWADPLIFKKIKYSKDIIIEKLRETSFLIPEIKIHFIDKISDFENTYQTQNGIKEYINFINEDKDIISDIISFQGNYQDIEIDVAFQYSDTYSELILSFVNNVKTHDGGTHETGFKSALTKIINEYANEKGFLKNKSFDGSDVREGLSAIISLKVPEKILEFVGQTKDKLGTPQAREALEELLSNKFRHFLNENKNEAQKILTKIKKSYDARNAAKNARNEIRKVKSKLDNKKLISSKLTPAQTKIVKERELFLVEGDSAGGSAKQGRNSKTQAILPLKGKVVNAEKEKLLDILKNEELATIINILGTGLADDFNIKNIQYDKIIIMTDADTDGAHIQILLLTFFFRYMKPLIENGNIYIALPPLFKVSGTKQKQTNVVEYVWLEEDLKPTIEQFSSYNIQRYKGLGEMNADQLWETTMNPQTRTLIKVNIDDAIKAEKRVAIFMGKNSEPRKQWIENNIDFSIEDDFQI, translated from the coding sequence ATGTCAAATTATAATTCAAATGATTTAAAAGTTCTAAAAGGTTTAGAAGCAGTAAGAAAAAGACCTGGAATGTATATTGGTTCAACTGATATAAATGGTTTACATCACTTAGTGTGAGAAATTTTAGATAATGCTTTTGATGAAGCATTAGCAGGTTTTGCAAAAAATATTAATATAACTTTAGAACAAGATAATTCCATTATTATTGAAGATGATGGACGTGGTATTCCAGTTGATATTCATCCTGAAACGCAAAAAACTGGTGTTGAGTTAGTTTTTACTGAACTTCATGCGGGTGGTAAATTCGATGGAAATGCATATAAAGTATCAGGTGGTTTGCATGGTGTAGGAAGTAGTGTTGTAAATGCATTAAGTACTAGATTAATTGCAACTATTTATAAAAATAATTATGAGTATGTTACTGAATTTTCGCAAGAAAATATTGTAAAGCATACAACTAAAATTCAAAAAACAACAAAACAAGGAACTAAGATACAATTTTGAGCTGATCCTTTAATTTTTAAAAAAATCAAATACTCAAAAGATATAATAATTGAAAAACTACGTGAAACGAGTTTTTTAATTCCAGAAATCAAAATTCATTTTATCGATAAAATCAGTGATTTTGAAAACACTTATCAAACTCAAAATGGAATAAAAGAATATATTAATTTTATTAACGAAGATAAAGACATTATTAGTGATATTATTTCATTTCAAGGTAATTATCAAGATATTGAAATCGATGTTGCTTTTCAATACTCTGATACTTATTCAGAGTTAATTTTATCTTTTGTAAATAATGTTAAAACTCATGATGGTGGTACACATGAAACAGGTTTTAAATCTGCATTAACAAAAATCATCAATGAATATGCAAATGAAAAAGGATTTTTAAAAAATAAATCTTTTGATGGTAGTGATGTAAGAGAAGGTTTAAGTGCAATTATTAGTCTTAAAGTGCCTGAAAAAATTCTTGAATTTGTAGGTCAAACTAAAGATAAATTAGGAACTCCCCAAGCTCGGGAAGCATTAGAAGAATTATTGTCTAATAAATTTAGACATTTTTTAAATGAAAATAAAAATGAAGCACAAAAAATTTTAACTAAAATTAAAAAATCATATGATGCAAGAAATGCAGCTAAAAATGCAAGAAACGAAATAAGAAAAGTCAAAAGTAAATTAGATAATAAAAAATTAATTAGTTCAAAATTAACACCTGCACAAACTAAAATAGTAAAAGAAAGAGAATTATTTTTAGTAGAAGGTGATTCAGCAGGTGGTTCTGCAAAACAAGGAAGAAATTCTAAAACACAAGCTATTTTACCTTTAAAAGGTAAAGTAGTTAATGCTGAAAAAGAAAAATTATTAGACATTTTAAAAAATGAAGAATTAGCGACAATAATTAATATTTTAGGTACTGGATTAGCAGATGATTTTAATATCAAAAATATTCAATATGACAAAATTATTATTATGACGGATGCTGATACTGATGGTGCTCATATTCAAATTCTTTTACTTACATTTTTCTTTAGATATATGAAACCATTAATTGAAAATGGTAATATTTATATTGCTTTACCACCTTTATTTAAAGTTTCAGGAACTAAACAAAAACAAACTAATGTAGTTGAATATGTTTGATTAGAAGAAGATCTAAAACCTACTATAGAACAATTTAGTTCTTATAATATTCAAAGATATAAAGGATTAGGTGAAATGAATGCAGATCAATTATGAGAAACTACAATGAATCCTCAAACTAGAACATTAATTAAAGTAAATATAGATGATGCTATCAAAGCAGAAAAAAGAGTAGCAATTTTTATGGGAAAAAATTCAGAACCAAGAAAACAATGAATTGAAAACAATATTGATTTTAGTATTGAAGATGATTTTCAAATTTAA
- a CDS encoding DNA topoisomerase (ATP-hydrolyzing), with product MNKKNEIIEKIINQSLDTIMSQGFSRYSKYIIQQRAIPDARDGLKPVQRRILFSMFQMNLTHEKPFKKSARVVGEVIGKYHPHGDSSIYEALIRMSQEWKMSLPVVEMHGNKGSIDDDPAAAMRYTETRLEKISTLLLGHIDKKIVSFVPNFDDSEYEPTVLPTLFPNLLANGAKGIAEGYATDIAPHNLNELLDASIEIIKNPHISSTKLLEIIKGPDFPTGAIISDIDGFKEAFETGKGKISIYSKIDFIKNKNDQIIALEVKEIPYGVIKIELVKQIQNLIINKTIDGIKEVRDQSNRQGVSIYIELENDTNAKAILDFLYQKTDLKIYYNYNMVAISDNAPKLLGIKQLLEIYLQHLRKCEQLSLQYDFEKLSKKLEIILGFIKISEISDQVIEVIKNSDNSKKGVIENLIKEFKFSEIQATAIAELRLYRLSKMDQKQYLEDKINLEAEIARIANLLNNEEQFKTYLINLLLDIKKTYGIKRRSEISIKNIEININEKDLVKSEDFWCYVTVDGYIKKISQKIYLANELSTFGIKENDILQYVSNINSHSKLLFFTSQGNYFILDAFSLKDSTWKDLGNHISDYVKLFDNEKIIQVFNLENLSLNILFLIVSKYGLAKKIRLLDFIQTSNRKFNCMKIKLNDEIIAIKISQHDKKVIFVLNDGLYHFFDETQIPIYSLKASGITAIKLFENSINKIELLNDEDELIIANDRGQFKKIAAKNIKEVKRQNVAKVLYWPLKNTPFSVLDVYKFQKNLEFYYLDNDNKINIYNTNNIAISNVQENFSNPKININKLGRFINNKNIYENSQEFLYNNFDSEQLTIPEEPLQYDDQTVLFEENVTLNSEETIKKAEWLDVDELINSALKKVK from the coding sequence ATGAATAAAAAAAATGAAATTATTGAGAAAATAATAAATCAATCACTTGATACAATTATGTCACAAGGTTTTAGTAGATATTCAAAATATATTATCCAACAAAGAGCAATACCTGATGCTCGAGATGGTTTAAAACCTGTACAAAGAAGAATTTTATTTAGTATGTTTCAAATGAATTTAACTCATGAAAAACCTTTTAAAAAATCTGCTAGAGTAGTTGGTGAAGTAATCGGTAAATATCATCCTCACGGTGATAGTAGTATTTATGAAGCTTTAATTAGAATGTCTCAAGAATGAAAAATGTCACTTCCAGTTGTAGAAATGCACGGAAATAAAGGATCAATTGATGATGATCCAGCAGCTGCAATGCGTTATACTGAAACTAGATTAGAAAAAATATCTACTTTACTTTTAGGTCATATTGATAAAAAAATTGTGTCATTTGTACCTAATTTTGATGATTCAGAATATGAACCAACTGTATTACCCACTTTATTTCCTAATTTACTTGCAAATGGTGCAAAAGGAATTGCTGAAGGTTATGCAACGGATATTGCACCTCATAATTTAAATGAATTACTCGATGCAAGTATAGAAATAATTAAAAATCCCCATATTTCTTCAACAAAATTATTAGAAATTATTAAAGGCCCTGATTTTCCAACAGGAGCTATTATTAGCGATATAGATGGTTTTAAAGAAGCATTTGAAACAGGTAAAGGAAAAATTTCTATTTATTCAAAAATTGATTTTATTAAAAATAAAAATGATCAAATTATAGCACTTGAAGTAAAAGAAATTCCTTATGGTGTAATTAAAATAGAATTAGTAAAACAAATTCAAAATTTAATTATAAATAAAACAATTGATGGAATTAAAGAAGTAAGAGACCAATCCAATCGTCAAGGTGTTAGTATTTATATTGAATTAGAAAATGATACTAATGCTAAAGCTATTTTAGATTTTTTATACCAAAAAACAGATTTAAAAATTTATTATAATTACAATATGGTGGCAATTTCTGATAACGCGCCAAAATTATTAGGAATTAAACAACTTTTAGAAATTTATCTTCAACATTTAAGAAAATGTGAACAATTAAGTTTACAATATGATTTTGAAAAACTATCGAAAAAACTCGAAATTATTTTAGGTTTTATTAAAATATCTGAAATATCTGATCAAGTTATTGAAGTAATTAAAAATTCAGATAATTCTAAAAAAGGTGTAATTGAAAACTTAATAAAAGAATTTAAATTTAGTGAAATTCAAGCAACCGCAATTGCTGAATTACGTTTATATAGATTATCTAAAATGGATCAAAAACAATATTTAGAAGATAAAATTAATTTAGAAGCTGAAATTGCAAGAATTGCCAATTTATTAAACAACGAAGAACAATTTAAAACATATTTAATTAATCTTTTATTAGATATTAAAAAAACTTATGGAATTAAGAGAAGAAGCGAAATTTCAATTAAAAATATTGAAATTAATATAAATGAAAAAGATTTAGTTAAGAGTGAAGATTTTTGATGTTATGTCACAGTAGATGGTTATATTAAAAAAATCTCTCAAAAAATATATTTAGCAAATGAATTAAGTACTTTTGGTATTAAAGAAAACGATATTTTACAATACGTTTCAAACATTAATTCTCATTCTAAATTACTATTTTTTACTTCACAAGGTAATTATTTTATTTTAGATGCATTTTCATTAAAAGATTCAACATGAAAAGATTTAGGAAATCATATTAGTGATTATGTAAAATTATTTGATAATGAAAAAATTATTCAAGTCTTTAACTTAGAAAACTTATCATTAAATATACTATTTTTAATAGTATCTAAATATGGTTTAGCTAAAAAAATTAGATTATTAGATTTTATTCAAACCAGTAATCGCAAATTTAATTGCATGAAAATAAAATTAAATGATGAAATTATTGCTATTAAAATATCTCAACATGATAAAAAAGTTATTTTTGTTTTAAATGATGGTTTATATCATTTCTTTGATGAAACACAAATTCCTATTTATTCTTTAAAAGCAAGTGGAATTACTGCAATTAAATTATTTGAAAATTCAATTAATAAAATTGAATTACTTAATGATGAAGATGAATTAATAATCGCAAATGATCGAGGCCAATTTAAAAAAATAGCAGCAAAAAACATCAAAGAAGTTAAAAGACAAAATGTTGCAAAAGTTTTATATTGACCTTTAAAAAATACTCCATTTTCAGTGTTAGATGTGTATAAATTCCAAAAAAACTTAGAATTTTATTATTTAGATAATGATAATAAAATTAATATTTATAATACAAATAATATTGCAATTTCAAACGTTCAAGAAAATTTTAGTAATCCAAAAATAAACATCAATAAATTAGGTAGATTTATAAATAATAAAAATATATATGAAAATTCTCAAGAATTTTTATATAATAATTTCGATAGTGAGCAATTAACAATACCTGAAGAACCATTACAATATGATGATCAGACAGTTCTTTTTGAAGAAAATGTTACACTAAACAGTGAAGAAACAATTAAAAAAGCAGAATGATTAGATGTAGATGAACTCATAAATTCTGCTCTTAAAAAAGTAAAATAA